Proteins encoded together in one Puniceicoccus vermicola window:
- a CDS encoding nucleotide pyrophosphohydrolase: protein MKDNETRLLEIKERVLAFARERDWEQFHSPKNLSMAIAAESGELLEHFLWMESADSRKIANDPEKIAKIREELADIVIYAIEFANMTDTDLAETIEKKMSHNAAKYPVDKARGRSDKYTEL from the coding sequence ATGAAAGATAACGAAACTCGCCTCCTCGAAATTAAAGAACGTGTTCTGGCCTTCGCCCGGGAGCGCGACTGGGAACAATTTCATTCGCCCAAGAACCTTTCCATGGCGATCGCGGCCGAATCGGGGGAGTTGCTTGAGCACTTTCTCTGGATGGAATCGGCGGATTCCCGGAAGATCGCCAACGACCCTGAGAAGATTGCCAAGATCCGCGAGGAGCTCGCCGACATCGTCATCTATGCCATCGAGTTCGCCAATATGACCGACACCGATCTGGCGGAGACGATTGAAAAGAAAATGTCACACAACGCTGCCAAATATCCGGTGGACAAGGCG